A genome region from Fusobacterium perfoetens includes the following:
- a CDS encoding basic amino acid ABC transporter substrate-binding protein, translated as MKKVFKVCGVLLTMFMFLACGKEEKKTIYVGTNAEFPPFEYLEKDQMVGFDVDFINAIGKEMGKEVVMKDMSFDGLLPALQSKKVDLVIAGMTASEERKKAVNFSEPYYSANQVIVLQDTNNDIKTFDDLKGKKIGVMLGFTGDLVITEMGLPSEKFSAAYAGIMALQNGKLDAVVLDSETAKNYVKNNKGLKLAETEGEAEDYAIAVRKDDKQLLDDVNKAIATLKSNGEFEKILKKYFN; from the coding sequence ATGAAAAAAGTTTTTAAAGTATGTGGTGTATTACTTACAATGTTTATGTTTTTAGCTTGTGGAAAAGAGGAAAAGAAAACAATCTATGTAGGAACAAATGCTGAGTTTCCTCCTTTTGAATATTTAGAAAAAGACCAAATGGTTGGATTTGACGTTGACTTTATCAATGCTATTGGAAAAGAAATGGGAAAAGAAGTAGTTATGAAAGATATGAGTTTTGACGGACTTTTACCAGCTCTTCAATCTAAAAAAGTAGATTTAGTTATAGCTGGAATGACTGCTAGTGAAGAAAGAAAAAAAGCTGTTAACTTCTCTGAACCATATTATTCAGCAAATCAAGTTATAGTTTTACAAGATACAAATAATGATATAAAAACTTTTGATGATTTAAAAGGTAAAAAAATCGGAGTTATGTTAGGATTTACTGGAGATTTAGTTATAACTGAAATGGGTCTTCCATCTGAAAAATTTAGTGCTGCTTATGCTGGAATTATGGCATTACAAAATGGAAAATTAGATGCAGTTGTACTTGACTCTGAAACTGCTAAAAATTATGTAAAAAATAATAAAGGTTTAAAATTAGCTGAAACTGAAGGGGAAGCTGAAGATTATGCAATAGCTGTTAGAAAAGATGATAAACAATTATTAGATGATGTAAATAAAGCTATAGCTACTTTAAAATCAAATGGAGAATTTGAAAAAATCTTAAAAAAATATTTTAACTAA
- a CDS encoding DUF554 domain-containing protein, whose product MSIIILNGIFIVVGSLIGLFFGKSLSKNITESIIKVLGIFVFIMGLKDALTYKNGMYIACYLVVGTIIGERLDLDGKLKNLGELLQKKLKVNSGANTVQGFVTAVLIFCVGSMAILGPIKISLNGDGSLIYIKSILDGVMSLMLASTYGIGVIFSAVVVVVYQGLMFFMGSWLKLITEPSVMGDITAIGGVILAGLGVNLLLSEEKLKITNILPAMFLPIIVAFFIKIV is encoded by the coding sequence ATGTCAATAATAATTTTAAATGGAATTTTTATAGTTGTAGGAAGTTTGATCGGATTATTTTTTGGAAAAAGTTTATCTAAAAATATTACAGAATCCATAATCAAAGTTTTGGGAATTTTTGTTTTTATAATGGGATTAAAAGATGCTCTGACTTATAAAAATGGAATGTATATAGCTTGCTATTTAGTTGTGGGAACTATTATAGGAGAGAGATTAGATTTAGATGGTAAACTAAAAAACCTTGGAGAACTTTTACAGAAAAAATTAAAAGTAAATTCTGGAGCAAATACAGTTCAAGGATTTGTTACAGCAGTTTTAATATTTTGTGTAGGCTCAATGGCGATTCTTGGTCCAATAAAAATATCTTTGAATGGAGATGGAAGTCTTATCTATATAAAATCTATTTTAGATGGAGTAATGTCTTTAATGCTTGCATCAACTTATGGAATAGGAGTTATTTTTTCTGCTGTTGTTGTGGTAGTTTATCAAGGGTTAATGTTTTTTATGGGAAGTTGGCTAAAACTTATAACAGAGCCAAGTGTAATGGGCGATATAACAGCAATAGGTGGGGTTATTCTTGCAGGGCTTGGTGTAAATCTTTTACTATCTGAAGAAAAGCTAAAGATAACAAATATTTTACCAGCTATGTTTTTACCTATAATCGTTGCTTTTTTTATCAAAATAGTTTAA
- a CDS encoding DUF3798 domain-containing protein, with translation MKKMLFSCLLMGMIAVSFAESDYHIGVLSGTVPQSEDSLRGAEAILKKYGKASDGGKVIHLTYPYNFMQEMETTITQIASLADDPKMKAIIMTEAIPGTVEAFRRVREKRPDILLLANVPHEDPEMIADAADLVMDQDAISRGYLIVKAAKDMGAKNFIHISFPRHLSYELISRRRNIMKKTAEDLGMGFYDISAPDPVSDVGVAGAQQYILEQVPNWLKQYGKDTAFFCTNDAHTEPLLKRVAEEGGYFVEAELPSPTMGYPGALGIKFSDDEKGNWPKILAKVEKTVVNKGASGRMGTWAYSYNFAGAQALADHAVNVIEEKEELLDFDAIMKSLEDNTPGAGWNGSYFVDSNEVERENYVFTYQDTYVFGKGYLGMTDLEVPEKYKVIE, from the coding sequence ATGAAAAAAATGTTATTTAGTTGCCTTTTAATGGGAATGATAGCCGTTTCTTTTGCAGAATCAGACTATCATATTGGAGTTTTGAGTGGAACAGTACCTCAATCTGAAGACTCATTAAGAGGAGCAGAAGCAATACTAAAAAAATATGGAAAAGCAAGTGATGGAGGAAAAGTTATTCACTTAACTTATCCATATAACTTTATGCAGGAGATGGAAACTACTATAACTCAAATCGCTTCTCTTGCAGATGATCCAAAAATGAAAGCTATAATTATGACAGAAGCTATACCTGGAACAGTTGAAGCTTTTAGAAGAGTTAGAGAAAAAAGACCTGATATTTTACTACTTGCAAATGTGCCTCACGAAGATCCAGAAATGATAGCTGACGCAGCAGACTTAGTAATGGATCAAGATGCAATAAGCAGAGGATATTTAATAGTAAAAGCAGCAAAAGATATGGGAGCTAAAAACTTTATTCATATATCTTTCCCAAGACATTTAAGCTATGAATTAATTTCAAGAAGAAGAAATATTATGAAAAAAACTGCTGAAGATCTAGGAATGGGATTCTATGACATTTCTGCTCCAGATCCAGTAAGTGATGTTGGGGTAGCAGGAGCTCAACAATATATATTAGAGCAAGTACCTAACTGGTTAAAACAATATGGAAAAGATACTGCATTCTTCTGTACAAACGATGCTCATACAGAACCTTTATTAAAAAGAGTTGCTGAAGAGGGAGGATATTTTGTAGAAGCTGAATTACCATCTCCAACAATGGGATATCCAGGAGCTTTAGGAATTAAATTTAGTGATGACGAAAAAGGAAACTGGCCAAAAATATTAGCTAAAGTTGAAAAAACAGTAGTTAATAAAGGTGCTAGTGGAAGAATGGGAACTTGGGCATATTCTTATAACTTTGCAGGAGCTCAAGCATTAGCTGATCACGCAGTAAATGTTATAGAGGAGAAAGAAGAACTTCTTGACTTTGATGCTATTATGAAAAGTTTAGAAGATAATACTCCAGGAGCTGGTTGGAACGGAAGCTACTTTGTTGATAGTAATGAAGTAGAAAGAGAAAACTATGTATTTACTTACCAAGATACTTATGTATTTGGTAAAGGATATTTAGGAATGACTGATTTGGAAGTTCCAGAAAAATATAAAGTAATTGAATAA
- a CDS encoding amino acid ABC transporter permease, which produces MEYLNTLQEIFIGGERYKYILQGLSFSVGVTLFSAVLGIILGVLVAIMRICNFRPFKHSKNKKWRDYNPLASLAILYTDLIRGTPAVVQLMILSNIIFAGFRDMPVFLTAGIAFGINSGAYVCEIIRAGIEGLDKGQMEAARALGMPYSLAMKEVIIPQAVRKILPALVSEFITLLKETSIVGFIGGVDLLRSANIITSQTYRGVEPLLAVGFIYLIMTGIFTKVMRNVEKGLKTND; this is translated from the coding sequence TTGGAATATTTAAACACACTACAAGAAATATTTATAGGAGGGGAGAGATATAAATATATTTTACAAGGTCTTTCTTTCTCAGTTGGAGTAACACTATTTTCAGCAGTACTTGGAATAATTTTGGGAGTTTTAGTTGCTATTATGAGAATTTGTAACTTCCGTCCATTTAAACACAGCAAAAATAAAAAATGGAGAGATTACAATCCATTAGCGAGTTTAGCAATTCTTTATACTGATCTAATCAGAGGAACACCAGCAGTTGTGCAACTTATGATTTTATCAAATATAATTTTTGCAGGATTTAGAGATATGCCAGTATTTTTAACGGCTGGAATAGCTTTCGGAATTAACTCAGGAGCTTATGTTTGCGAAATAATAAGAGCAGGTATTGAGGGACTTGACAAAGGACAAATGGAGGCAGCAAGAGCTTTAGGAATGCCTTATTCATTAGCAATGAAAGAAGTTATAATTCCTCAAGCTGTAAGAAAAATTTTACCAGCTCTTGTAAGTGAGTTTATAACACTTTTAAAAGAAACTTCAATTGTTGGATTTATCGGTGGAGTTGACCTTCTTCGTTCAGCTAACATCATTACAAGCCAAACTTATAGAGGAGTAGAACCATTACTAGCAGTTGGATTTATCTATTTAATAATGACAGGAATATTTACTAAAGTAATGAGAAATGTTGAAAAGGGGTTGAAAACAAATGATTAA
- a CDS encoding amino acid ABC transporter ATP-binding protein produces MIKVEHLYKSFGKLEVLKDISVDIQDGEVIAIIGPSGSGKSTFLRCLNKLEEPTAGAIYINDENLMDDETNINKIREKVGMVFQHFNLFPHKTVLENLTLSPLKIKNAKLDEINEKAMGLLKKVGLADKANAYPDQLSGGQKQRIAIARTLAMDPEIILFDEPTSALDPEMIKEVLDVMRELADEGMTMIIVTHEMGFAKNVADRVFFMDRGTILEDDSPEVIFGNPKHERTKEFLNKVLNR; encoded by the coding sequence ATGATTAAGGTAGAACATCTATATAAAAGTTTTGGAAAATTAGAAGTATTAAAAGATATATCAGTAGATATACAAGATGGGGAGGTTATTGCAATAATCGGTCCTTCAGGAAGTGGAAAATCAACATTCTTAAGATGTCTAAATAAACTTGAAGAACCAACAGCAGGAGCTATCTATATAAATGATGAAAATCTTATGGACGACGAAACAAATATAAATAAAATAAGAGAAAAAGTGGGAATGGTGTTCCAACATTTTAATCTTTTCCCACATAAAACAGTTTTAGAAAATCTTACTTTATCTCCTTTAAAAATAAAAAATGCTAAATTAGATGAGATAAACGAAAAAGCTATGGGACTTTTAAAAAAAGTAGGATTAGCAGATAAAGCTAATGCTTATCCAGATCAACTTTCTGGAGGACAAAAACAAAGAATAGCTATTGCTAGAACTCTTGCAATGGATCCAGAAATAATTCTATTTGATGAGCCAACTTCAGCTCTTGACCCAGAAATGATAAAAGAAGTTCTTGATGTTATGAGAGAGCTAGCTGATGAGGGAATGACAATGATAATCGTTACTCACGAAATGGGATTTGCTAAAAATGTTGCAGACAGAGTATTCTTTATGGATAGAGGAACAATTTTAGAAGACGATTCTCCAGAAGTAATATTTGGAAATCCTAAACACGAAAGAACAAAAGAGTTCTTAAATAAAGTTTTAAATCGTTAA